The following nucleotide sequence is from Oncorhynchus gorbuscha isolate QuinsamMale2020 ecotype Even-year unplaced genomic scaffold, OgorEven_v1.0 Un_scaffold_717, whole genome shotgun sequence.
ACTGAGTCAGCACCCCCTAGTGGACAGACAGAGTAGACTGAgtcagcaccacctagtggtcaGACAGAGAGTAGACTGAGTCAGCACCACTTAGTGGTCAGACAGAGTAGGCTGAGTCAGCACCCCCTAGTGGTCAGACAGAGTAGACTGAAtcagcaccacctagtggtcagacagagtagactgagtcagcaccacctagtggtcaGACAGAGTAGACTGAGTCAGCACCCCCTAGTGGACAGACAGAGTAGACTGAGTCAGCACCCCCTAGTGGACAGACAGAGTAGACTGAGTCAGCACCCCCTAGTGGTTAGACAGAGAGTAGACTGAgtcagcaccacctagtggtcaGACAGAGTAGGCTGAGTCAGCACCCCCTAGTGGTCAGACAGAGAGTAGACTGAGTCAGCTCCCCCTGGACAGGCAGAGTAGACTCGTatctaaacttccgacttcaactgtatgtatgttatgtatgttatgtatggcTGTGTTAGCTGGTAGGAGGTAGCTATGTATGGCTATGTTAGCTGGTAGGAGGTAGCTATGTATGGCTGTGTTAGCTGGTAGGAGGTAGCTATGTATGGCTGTGTTAGCTGGTAGGAGGTAGCTATGTATGGCTGTGTTAGCTGGTAGGAGGTAGCTATGTATGGCTGTGTTAGCTGGTAGGAGGTACCTATGTATGGCTGTGTTAGCTGGTAGGAGGTAGCTATGTATGGCTGTGTTAGCTGGTAGGAGGTAGCTATGTATGGCTGTGTTAGCTGGTAGGAGGTACCTATGTATGGCTGTGTTAGCTGGTAGGAGGTACCTATGTATGGCTGTGTTAGCTGGTAGGAGGTACCTATGTATGGCTGTGTTAGCTGGTAGGAGGTAGCTATGTATGGCTGTGTTTGCTGGTAGGAGGTAGCTATGTATGGCTGTGTTAGCTGGTAGGAGGTACCTATGTATGGCTGTGTTAGCTGGTAGGAGGTACCTATGTATGGCTGTGTTAGCTGGTAGGAGGTAGAGGTACCTATGTATGGCTGTGTTAGCTGGTAGGAGGTAGAGGTACCTATGTATGGCTGTGTTAGCTGGTAGGAGGTAGAGGTACCTATGTATGGCTGTGTTAGCTGGTAGGAGGTAGAGGTACCTATGTATGGCTGTGTTAGCTGGTAGGGGGTACCTATGTATGGCTGTGTTAGCTGGTAGGAGGTACCTATGTATGGCTGTGTTAGCTGGTAGGAGGTACCTATGTATGGCTGTGTTAGCTGGTAGGAGGTACCTATGTATGGCTGTGTTAGCTGGTAGGAGGTACCTATGTATGGCTGTGTTAGCTGGTAGGAGGTANNNNNNNNNNNNNNNNNNNNNNNNNNNNNNNNNNNNNNNNNNNNNNNNNNNNNNNNNNNNNNNNNNNNNNNNNNNNNNNNNNNNNNNNNNNNNNNNNNNNNNNNNNNNNNNNNNNNNNNNNNNNNNNNNNNNNNNNNNNNNNNNNNNNNNNNNNNNNNNNNNNNNNNNNNNNNNNNNNNNNNNNNNNNNNNNNNNNNNNNNNNNNNNNNNNNNNNNNNNNNNNNNNNNNNNNNNNNNNNNNNNNNNNNNNNNNNNNNNNNNNNNNNNNNNNNNNNNNNNNNNNNNNNNNNNNNNNNNNNNNNNNNNNNNNNNNNNNNNNNNNNNNNNNNNNNNNNNNNNNNNNNNNNNNNNNNNNNNNNNNNNNNNNNNNNNNNNNNNNNNNNNNNNNNNNNNNNNNNNNNNNNNNNNNNNNNNNNNNNNNNNNNNNNNNNNNNNNNNNNNNNNNNNNNNNNNNNNNNNNNNNNNNNNNNNNNNNNNNNNNNNNNNNNNNNNNNNNNNNNatt
It contains:
- the LOC124019896 gene encoding enamelin-like, which codes for MKRGQVDQQWAEPALKPGTSYQLTQPYIGTSYQLTQPYIGTSYQLTQPYIGTPYQLTQPYIGTSTSYQLTQPYIGTSTSYQLTQPYIGTSTSYQLTQPYIGTSTSYQLTQPYIGTSYQLTQPYIGTSYQLTQPYIATSYQQTQPYIATSYQLTQPYIGTSYQLTQPYIGTSYQLTQPYIGTSYQLTQPYIATSYQLTQPYIATSYQLTQPYIGGADSAYVQRLSTSNISMDMDTFISLDPTVIQTLGVSQVKGLLGSNLPELKSYENQSAVRTWISTRFQADLDYLGLGAEEQGLTNPPHGWPRRRASLWSTFGLHLLLTTLAVAVTMHSTLMI